In one window of Paraburkholderia sp. PREW-6R DNA:
- a CDS encoding ATP-grasp domain-containing protein, producing MKRKVLILGARAPVALDHARRFAHQGWQVTVADSIPCLMSGASRAVDASLRISSPRHAPAQFAADIANACDRHRFDMILPTCEEVFFLSRYRQRLPRQIRVLADDFDTLRAVHSKWHFLALAQGCGVNVPESARVGSIEEAREWAGAAPVVLKPEFSRFGVHVRLYRNGIPDVAPPLPALGNWVAQRYVSGIEYCSYSVADQGRLLAHSLYRPTWRMHRSSSFYFEPARIGAIRAFVATFVRKLNFTGQVSFDWIQHADGNMSVLECNPRATSGCHLFALDAPLPASLAGTLDECIEPEAAKPHMIGAVMLSAGLIDAFRNRNLRRWIRDYRRAGDVLGTPGDRRPVAGAMSDLISYARLALAQRCNMREAATRDIEWDGEPLPEP from the coding sequence ATGAAACGTAAGGTGCTCATCCTCGGCGCACGCGCTCCCGTGGCGCTTGATCATGCACGGCGATTCGCTCATCAGGGCTGGCAGGTCACAGTGGCAGACAGCATTCCCTGCCTGATGAGCGGCGCGTCGCGAGCGGTTGACGCATCGTTGCGAATCTCGTCGCCACGCCACGCACCCGCGCAGTTCGCTGCCGATATTGCAAACGCCTGCGACAGGCATCGCTTTGACATGATCCTGCCGACGTGCGAAGAGGTGTTCTTCCTGTCGCGATACCGTCAGCGCCTGCCGCGGCAGATCCGCGTTCTGGCCGATGATTTTGATACTCTGCGCGCCGTGCACAGTAAGTGGCATTTCCTTGCACTGGCGCAGGGCTGCGGTGTGAACGTTCCGGAATCGGCGCGCGTCGGCTCAATTGAGGAGGCTCGCGAGTGGGCTGGAGCCGCTCCCGTCGTGCTCAAGCCGGAATTCTCGCGATTCGGCGTGCACGTGCGGCTCTACAGAAATGGCATACCAGACGTCGCCCCTCCCCTTCCCGCACTCGGCAACTGGGTCGCGCAGCGTTATGTCAGCGGCATCGAATACTGCTCGTACAGCGTCGCCGATCAGGGACGGCTGCTCGCACACAGTCTCTACCGGCCCACGTGGCGAATGCATCGCAGCTCGAGCTTCTATTTCGAGCCGGCGCGTATTGGTGCAATTCGCGCGTTCGTTGCAACCTTCGTGCGCAAGCTCAACTTCACCGGACAGGTGTCCTTCGACTGGATCCAGCATGCTGACGGAAATATGAGTGTGCTGGAGTGCAATCCGCGTGCGACGAGCGGCTGCCATCTCTTCGCGCTCGACGCGCCGCTTCCCGCCTCGCTTGCTGGCACGCTCGATGAATGTATCGAACCTGAGGCTGCGAAGCCTCACATGATTGGTGCCGTCATGTTGAGCGCGGGGTTAATCGACGCGTTTCGCAATCGCAACCTGCGTCGCTGGATACGCGACTATCGCCGGGCCGGCGATGTACTTGGCACGCCCGGCGATCGACGCCCTGTCGCAGGCGCGATGAGCGACTTGATCTCGTATGCGCGGCTCGCACTTGCGCAG
- a CDS encoding F390 synthetase-related protein, protein MNFANYARMMGAFALTRYGLRFDDRASFERWQARRLNAFIRARLKPVSFYRDRSCCELDELPVVDKAFTVQRFAAFNTHGITFETALAAARASEESRALPSHFDPNLTAGLSSGTSGRPSVFLASAAERATWAGVILARTLDRDLLTLLVTRAKPLRVAFFLRANSSLYRTLHSRRIDFRFFDLQAGAHAHIDSLTGFKPEVLVAPASVLGWLAGQARQGRLRLSPRKVISVAEVLEPDDETLIREAWQTPVHQLYQCTEGFLGYTCSHGTLHLNEEFVHVEPEWLDAARTRFVPVITDFTRHTQLFVRYRLDDILRVRATPCQCGRVTIALDAIEGRCDDVLWLPSRKTGSLLPLFPDSVRRAIARCGPSVEDYSLVQHGGTLSLAVQGPDTAFASAQHALNNMIASQGMLSLPWRRAVHEIRSPAVKRRRIVCATKPSVDIESLNSIAGIHET, encoded by the coding sequence GTGAACTTCGCTAACTACGCCCGGATGATGGGCGCCTTCGCGCTCACCCGCTACGGTCTTCGTTTCGACGACCGCGCGAGCTTCGAGCGCTGGCAGGCGCGCCGGCTCAACGCTTTTATTCGCGCGCGACTGAAGCCTGTGAGCTTCTATCGCGACCGGTCATGCTGCGAGCTTGATGAACTGCCCGTTGTTGATAAGGCTTTCACGGTACAACGCTTTGCCGCTTTCAACACGCATGGCATCACATTCGAGACGGCATTGGCCGCAGCACGCGCTTCAGAGGAATCGCGCGCACTACCCTCGCACTTCGATCCGAATCTCACGGCAGGACTATCAAGCGGTACGAGCGGCCGCCCAAGCGTCTTTCTCGCGAGCGCCGCCGAGCGCGCAACGTGGGCAGGCGTCATACTGGCGCGCACGCTCGATCGCGACCTGCTCACACTGCTCGTCACGCGGGCGAAACCATTGCGCGTGGCGTTTTTTCTGCGGGCAAACAGTTCGTTGTACAGGACGTTGCATAGCCGTCGCATCGATTTTCGTTTCTTTGACCTTCAGGCCGGCGCACATGCGCATATCGATTCGTTGACAGGCTTCAAACCGGAAGTACTCGTCGCCCCTGCGAGCGTACTAGGGTGGCTCGCCGGTCAGGCACGCCAGGGCCGTCTACGCCTGTCGCCGCGCAAGGTAATCTCGGTAGCGGAAGTTCTCGAACCTGACGATGAAACGCTGATTCGCGAAGCCTGGCAGACGCCCGTGCATCAGCTGTATCAATGCACAGAAGGCTTTCTCGGCTACACGTGCTCCCATGGGACGCTGCATCTGAATGAAGAGTTTGTGCACGTCGAGCCCGAATGGCTCGATGCTGCCCGCACCCGGTTCGTCCCGGTAATCACCGACTTCACCCGCCACACGCAGCTGTTTGTTCGCTATCGTCTGGACGATATTCTGCGTGTACGCGCAACGCCGTGTCAGTGCGGACGCGTCACGATCGCGCTCGATGCCATCGAAGGCAGGTGCGACGATGTGCTCTGGCTTCCGTCCCGCAAGACCGGCTCGCTGCTTCCCCTCTTTCCTGACTCCGTCCGGCGCGCTATCGCACGTTGCGGCCCGTCAGTCGAAGACTACTCCCTTGTCCAGCATGGCGGTACGTTGTCGCTCGCTGTTCAAGGCCCGGACACTGCGTTCGCGTCGGCCCAGCATGCGCTCAACAACATGATCGCGTCGCAAGGCATGCTCAGTCTTCCATGGCGGCGTGCGGTGCACGAAATCAGATCGCCGGCAGTGAAGCGCCGGCGAATCGTCTGTGCCACAAAACCATCCGTTGATATCGAATCCCTCAATTCGATTGCGGGAATCCATGAAACGTAA